In Paraflavitalea devenefica, the following are encoded in one genomic region:
- a CDS encoding uroporphyrinogen-III synthase: MIKKILITQPRPETDKSPYFELARKYSVELDFHPFIRVDGIPSKEFRRQKIEIAQYSAVIFTSRNAIDHFFRICEEMKVSVSQDTKYFCITEAVALYLQKFILYRKRKVFYGADGTNKSMFDVVNKHKENEKFLYPCSENQQDNEIVNWLKSNNCGFATPFMYRTISNDVKEVLDKNEYDIICFFTPSGVKSLFDNCPRFKQNGTRIGAFGSNTSRAIEDAGLTLDIKAPQPQAPSMVAALEQYLAGILKKK, translated from the coding sequence GTGATTAAGAAAATATTAATCACCCAACCCAGACCAGAAACCGATAAATCACCGTACTTCGAGCTTGCCAGGAAGTACAGTGTGGAATTGGATTTTCATCCCTTCATCCGTGTTGATGGTATTCCCTCCAAAGAATTCCGCCGGCAAAAGATCGAGATTGCCCAATACTCAGCCGTCATTTTCACCAGCCGCAATGCTATTGACCACTTTTTCCGTATCTGTGAGGAGATGAAAGTAAGCGTATCACAGGATACCAAATACTTTTGTATCACAGAGGCCGTAGCCTTATATCTTCAGAAATTCATCCTTTACCGCAAACGCAAGGTGTTCTATGGCGCCGATGGCACCAACAAGAGCATGTTTGATGTGGTGAACAAGCATAAGGAAAACGAAAAGTTCTTATATCCCTGTTCCGAGAACCAGCAGGATAATGAGATCGTGAACTGGCTCAAGAGTAATAATTGCGGATTTGCCACGCCTTTTATGTACCGCACGATCAGCAATGATGTAAAGGAAGTGCTGGACAAGAATGAATATGATATTATCTGCTTCTTTACGCCCAGTGGTGTAAAAAGTCTTTTTGATAATTGTCCCCGGTTTAAACAGAATGGCACCCGTATTGGCGCCTTTGGCAGCAATACTTCCCGGGCCATTGAAGATGCCGGTCTTACATTGGACATTAAAGCTCCCCAACCCCAGGCGCCTTCTATGGTAGCTGCCCTGGAACAATACCTGGCCGGTATTTTGAAGAAAAAGTAG
- the porK gene encoding T9SS ring complex lipoprotein PorK/GldK encodes MKNLSAFTAIAAMFSIATGCGLGKSSKGLPNDGQLHGVSPATKYNLAKPPGMVYIPPGTFHMGPSDEDVNYAYTAKNKQISINGFWMDATEITNNEYRQFVQWVRDSIAAVRLQYGKEIDGVFVIDWKKAKTIKWNDKATVEKIDQMILTPENRVFGRKEIDPNKLEYHSETFDLKEAAKRENVGVSRSKFIKKKDVKIYPDTLIWIRDFSYSYNEPMTKRYFSHPAFGNYPVVGVNWKQATAFCEWRTHYLNSFLESKKRPTESDFRLPTEAEWEYAARGGRSQSMFPWGNYYLRNRKGCLLANFKPGRGNYPEDGGFYTVRADGYWPNDFGLYCMAGNVAEWTSSLYYEGAYNFQHDMNPDIRFNADDADPPRMKRKVIRGGSWKDVGYYLQTSTRSYEYMDTAKSYIGFRCVIDLPPMQRK; translated from the coding sequence ATGAAAAACCTATCCGCCTTTACAGCCATTGCGGCAATGTTTTCCATTGCCACTGGATGTGGGCTGGGAAAAAGTTCTAAAGGTTTGCCGAATGATGGCCAGCTTCATGGAGTATCTCCGGCAACCAAGTATAATCTCGCCAAGCCTCCTGGCATGGTGTATATACCACCTGGAACTTTCCACATGGGGCCCAGCGATGAAGACGTCAACTACGCTTACACTGCAAAGAACAAGCAGATATCCATCAATGGTTTCTGGATGGATGCCACCGAAATTACCAACAATGAATACCGTCAGTTTGTGCAATGGGTCCGTGACTCTATTGCTGCTGTAAGGTTGCAGTATGGTAAAGAGATAGATGGCGTATTTGTAATTGACTGGAAAAAAGCCAAAACCATTAAATGGAATGATAAGGCTACTGTTGAGAAGATCGACCAGATGATCCTGACCCCTGAGAACAGGGTTTTTGGCAGGAAAGAGATCGATCCCAACAAGCTTGAATACCACTCTGAAACATTCGACCTCAAGGAGGCCGCAAAAAGGGAGAATGTAGGCGTTTCCCGTTCCAAGTTTATCAAAAAGAAGGATGTAAAGATCTATCCTGATACACTGATCTGGATACGTGATTTCAGCTATTCTTATAATGAGCCTATGACCAAGCGTTATTTCTCGCACCCTGCCTTCGGGAATTACCCGGTAGTAGGTGTTAACTGGAAGCAGGCTACTGCTTTCTGCGAGTGGAGAACGCACTACCTCAATTCATTTCTCGAAAGTAAAAAGAGGCCTACTGAGTCGGATTTCCGCCTGCCTACAGAAGCTGAGTGGGAATACGCAGCCCGTGGTGGCCGTTCACAATCTATGTTCCCCTGGGGTAACTATTACCTGAGGAACCGGAAAGGTTGTCTGCTGGCCAACTTCAAACCTGGTCGTGGTAACTATCCTGAAGATGGCGGTTTCTATACCGTACGCGCTGACGGATACTGGCCCAACGATTTCGGTCTGTATTGCATGGCCGGTAACGTAGCCGAGTGGACTTCTTCCCTGTACTATGAAGGTGCTTACAACTTCCAACACGATATGAATCCGGATATCCGTTTTAATGCGGATGACGCTGATCCCCCCCGTATGAAACGCAAGGTGATTCGTGGCGGTAGCTGGAAAGATGTGGGTTATTACCTGCAAACCAGCACCCGTAGCTACGAGTACATGGACACTGCCAAGTCTTACATTGGTTTCCGTTGTGTAATTGACTTGCCTCCTATGCAGAGAAAATAA
- the porL gene encoding type IX secretion system motor protein PorL/GldL, with translation MAGVSKSTERVVNVVVCMGAAIVIFGAWQKITHQALADFFLTAGLITEAVIFVVYAILPPPGSEMHAIAEALPKLAGGASSAGNPALDKMDKMLQEADITPANLSKLSDGFKKLGTSVDKIAEVSDVVKATSDYSKKTTEAAAALESMKNAYQGATATITHFNHAADSTKQFHEQVQVLTKNLGSLNAIYELELQDTNNHLKAMNTFYSNLAEASQTMKGSVDDAKKAHEQIAKLAGNLSSLNTVYGNMLNAMQGR, from the coding sequence ATGGCTGGAGTTTCTAAATCTACCGAAAGAGTGGTGAATGTAGTAGTTTGTATGGGCGCTGCTATCGTAATCTTTGGCGCCTGGCAAAAAATTACTCACCAGGCACTTGCTGACTTCTTCTTAACAGCCGGCCTCATAACTGAAGCTGTTATTTTCGTGGTGTATGCAATATTACCCCCTCCCGGTTCCGAAATGCATGCAATTGCAGAAGCATTACCCAAACTGGCAGGTGGCGCATCATCAGCCGGAAACCCAGCTCTTGATAAGATGGATAAGATGCTGCAGGAAGCGGATATCACTCCGGCTAACCTGAGCAAATTGAGCGATGGCTTTAAAAAATTAGGTACTTCTGTTGATAAGATCGCTGAAGTGTCTGATGTAGTAAAAGCTACCAGCGATTATTCAAAGAAAACAACAGAAGCTGCCGCAGCACTGGAGTCTATGAAAAATGCCTATCAGGGAGCTACCGCTACCATTACGCATTTTAACCATGCTGCCGACAGTACTAAACAATTCCATGAGCAGGTTCAGGTATTAACCAAGAATTTAGGTTCCCTGAATGCTATCTATGAACTGGAGTTGCAGGATACCAATAACCACCTGAAGGCGATGAACACCTTCTACAGCAACCTGGCTGAGGCTTCTCAGACTATGAAAGGCAGCGTAGATGACGCCAAGAAAGCACATGAACAAATTGCCAAACTGGCTGGTAACTTAAGCAGCCTGAACACTGTTTACGGCAATATGCTCAATGCTATGCAAGGCCGCTAA
- the hemW gene encoding radical SAM family heme chaperone HemW gives MAGIYIHIPFCKRACHYCNFHFSTSLGLKNDFLAALLKEIELQRNYLGNETVETIYFGGGTPSLLGMDELQSILQALTRYFTISRDAEITLEANPDDISAGTLTHWKQAGINRLSIGVQSFFEEDLEWMNRAHTAAQAIDNLQLAISYFDNITIDLIYGTPTLSDERWRRNVLQALELGIPHLSCYALTVEPKTALDTMIRKHQISNVQPDDQARQFLLLMDWAEAAGYEHYEISNFALPGHRSRHNSAYWQGSKYLGLGPSAHSFNGQGRQWNIANNALYIQSLKQGAVPFEVELLTPDQRLNEYIMTSLRTMEGLNLQHVQQLSGEKMSRTLQKNSHRFIEQQLLREEDGRLVLTKQGKLFADGIAGDLFV, from the coding sequence ATGGCAGGCATCTACATCCATATACCCTTTTGCAAACGTGCATGTCATTACTGTAACTTCCATTTTTCTACTTCATTGGGTTTAAAAAACGATTTTTTAGCCGCTTTATTGAAAGAAATTGAATTACAGCGAAACTACCTGGGCAATGAAACCGTAGAAACCATCTATTTCGGCGGAGGCACCCCCTCACTGCTGGGCATGGATGAGCTGCAAAGCATCCTGCAAGCCCTCACCCGCTATTTTACCATCAGCCGTGACGCTGAAATTACCCTCGAAGCCAATCCGGATGATATTTCAGCCGGAACGCTCACCCACTGGAAGCAGGCAGGCATTAACCGGCTGAGCATAGGCGTGCAATCCTTTTTTGAAGAAGACCTGGAATGGATGAACCGGGCGCATACAGCGGCACAGGCCATTGACAACCTGCAACTGGCCATCAGCTATTTTGATAATATCACCATTGATCTTATCTATGGAACGCCTACCCTCTCCGATGAAAGGTGGCGCCGGAATGTGCTGCAGGCATTGGAACTGGGCATACCACACCTGTCCTGTTACGCATTGACGGTAGAGCCCAAAACGGCGCTGGACACCATGATACGAAAACACCAGATAAGCAATGTACAGCCCGATGACCAGGCAAGGCAGTTCCTGCTGCTGATGGACTGGGCAGAGGCGGCAGGGTATGAACATTATGAGATCTCCAACTTTGCGTTGCCGGGTCACCGCAGCCGCCACAACAGCGCCTACTGGCAGGGCAGTAAATACCTTGGTCTCGGGCCTTCGGCCCATTCCTTCAACGGACAGGGCAGGCAATGGAATATTGCCAACAACGCCCTGTACATACAATCCCTGAAACAAGGCGCTGTACCTTTTGAAGTGGAGCTGCTCACACCGGATCAAAGGCTCAACGAATACATCATGACTTCCCTGCGCACTATGGAAGGACTTAACCTGCAGCATGTACAGCAATTAAGCGGAGAGAAAATGAGCAGGACATTACAAAAGAATAGCCACCGGTTCATTGAACAACAATTACTCCGGGAAGAAGACGGAAGACTCGTATTAACCAAACAAGGGAAGTTATTTGCAGATGGTATTGCTGGCGACCTTTTTGTTTAA
- a CDS encoding DUF4271 domain-containing protein, with protein MKKIVLFVFYCILLFQFSFAQTQSDSTLRQPDTVVPDPQVAPPVKKDTTVRRAPILKKKADSSVQAVKPATDSIKRAADTLIPAPPVSPLREEARPAENTLPAFQAALRDHPYYHFKGKPRELFLKDTGEGRSDSMFYFLFGLLFYFAVVRVFFRKYMDNITTLFFRATMRQQQLREQLSQAPLPSLFLNILFVCAVGMFLAFASLYYEIMPERNLWLLWGYGCLLVLAIYMGKFIFLKIIGWIFNVSNATDTYIFIIFMVNKMIGIFLVPVVVLMAFPYEPFLPVVMTLTFIILALSLVYRFLIAYKPIRNEIKVSRFHFFIYLCAFEIAPLLLIYKGLLIFVERSY; from the coding sequence GTGAAAAAAATTGTACTATTTGTTTTTTATTGTATCCTGTTATTTCAGTTTTCCTTTGCCCAAACCCAAAGTGATTCCACTTTGCGGCAGCCAGATACGGTAGTGCCTGACCCACAGGTGGCGCCGCCGGTTAAAAAAGATACTACTGTCCGCAGGGCGCCCATCCTTAAAAAGAAAGCAGATTCCAGTGTACAGGCAGTAAAACCTGCTACCGACAGTATAAAGCGCGCGGCAGATACGCTAATTCCGGCGCCTCCGGTATCCCCGCTGAGGGAGGAAGCCCGGCCGGCCGAAAATACCCTCCCGGCATTCCAGGCAGCTTTGCGCGATCATCCTTATTATCATTTTAAAGGCAAGCCCCGGGAGCTTTTCCTGAAAGACACCGGGGAAGGAAGGTCTGACAGTATGTTTTATTTTCTTTTCGGTCTCCTGTTCTATTTTGCTGTTGTGCGGGTGTTCTTCCGGAAGTATATGGACAATATTACGACCCTGTTTTTCCGCGCCACGATGCGGCAGCAGCAACTGCGGGAGCAATTGTCACAGGCGCCTTTGCCCTCTTTATTCCTGAATATACTTTTTGTTTGTGCTGTTGGTATGTTCCTGGCATTTGCATCCTTGTATTATGAGATTATGCCAGAGCGGAACCTGTGGCTGTTGTGGGGATATGGCTGCCTCCTGGTATTGGCCATATATATGGGCAAATTCATTTTCTTAAAGATCATCGGCTGGATTTTCAATGTGAGTAATGCAACCGATACTTATATCTTCATCATCTTTATGGTCAATAAGATGATCGGCATTTTCCTGGTGCCGGTAGTGGTGCTCATGGCCTTTCCTTATGAGCCTTTTTTACCGGTGGTAATGACGCTGACGTTTATTATATTGGCTTTATCCCTGGTGTACCGGTTCTTAATTGCTTATAAACCAATAAGGAATGAAATTAAAGTAAGCAGGTTCCATTTTTTTATTTACCTTTGCGCCTTCGAAATAGCACCCCTATTGCTGATTTACAAGGGGTTATTGATTTTTGTGGAAAGAAGTTATTAA
- a CDS encoding autotransporter assembly complex protein TamA, which produces MTKVAVYKNMCRRAVFVIFFLQPLLLLAQYRLQIIPVDKDSAFLQRQLRLQTDFRNSVLCLEYVNSIPSLLQTKGYPAASVDSTFYDTLSAVIHLYVGEPLKWTRLNTDSVDRKILEQVNWGNKKQGLQKPVDFYQLQSLQEKILDYLENNGYPFARIKLDSITLEGDNGFQASLKVDKGPLYKIDSVQNKGSAKLTTNYLQHYLSIPNGSLFRKDRLQTVSKKLSELPFVQEQQPWDLTMLGTGSILNLYLAPKKSSQINVLVGFLPANDQLANNKLLVTGEATINLKNSLGAGETIGLNWQQVQVKSPRLNLAFAYPYLFNSPFGINFGFDLFKKDSSFVNISLLLGIQYALASNQTGSVYIQNLSTNLLTVDTLLVKNSRRLPIEADVRSVNIGINYEWFNTDYRYNPRRGNEIMINASAGTKKINKNSAIVKLHDDSDPSFDFNSLYDTMNLNAYQFKVKLAAAHYFRLTRASTLKMAVSGGWFESPTIFRNELFQIGGYRLMRGFDEESIFASRYAVGTVEYRYLLGQNSFMFAFTDWGWTKNTVPSVNLSNTFLGLGLGMAFETKAGIFNISYAAGKRDDAKFNLRQSKIHLGYVNYF; this is translated from the coding sequence ATGACAAAGGTAGCAGTATATAAGAACATGTGCAGAAGGGCCGTTTTTGTCATCTTCTTCCTCCAGCCATTGCTGCTCCTGGCGCAATACCGGTTACAGATTATACCGGTAGACAAGGATTCTGCTTTTTTGCAGCGCCAGCTCCGGCTGCAAACCGACTTCAGGAATAGTGTGCTTTGCCTGGAATATGTCAATAGTATCCCTTCGCTGCTGCAGACCAAAGGCTACCCTGCCGCGTCGGTAGACAGTACTTTTTATGATACCCTGTCGGCTGTGATACACCTGTATGTAGGCGAGCCCCTGAAATGGACCCGGTTGAATACCGATTCTGTTGACAGGAAGATACTGGAGCAGGTAAACTGGGGCAATAAAAAGCAGGGCCTGCAAAAGCCGGTGGATTTTTACCAACTGCAAAGCCTGCAAGAGAAGATCCTGGATTACCTGGAGAATAATGGGTATCCCTTTGCCCGTATAAAGCTGGACAGTATCACCCTGGAAGGGGACAATGGTTTTCAGGCCTCCCTGAAGGTAGATAAAGGGCCCTTGTATAAGATTGACAGCGTCCAGAATAAGGGCAGTGCTAAATTGACTACCAATTACCTGCAGCATTACCTCAGCATTCCCAATGGCAGCCTTTTCAGAAAAGACCGGTTACAAACGGTCAGCAAAAAACTCAGTGAACTGCCTTTTGTACAGGAACAGCAACCCTGGGATTTAACGATGCTGGGCACAGGTTCTATCCTTAACCTTTACCTGGCCCCTAAGAAGAGCAGCCAGATCAATGTACTGGTCGGTTTCCTGCCTGCCAATGACCAGTTGGCCAATAATAAATTACTGGTAACGGGTGAAGCCACGATTAACCTGAAGAATTCCCTGGGCGCCGGCGAAACGATCGGGCTGAACTGGCAACAGGTACAGGTAAAATCGCCCCGGCTCAATTTAGCTTTTGCCTACCCTTACCTGTTTAATTCTCCTTTCGGGATCAATTTTGGTTTTGACCTGTTTAAGAAGGATTCTTCCTTTGTGAATATCAGCCTGCTGTTGGGCATACAATATGCGCTGGCCTCCAACCAAACAGGCAGTGTGTATATTCAAAACCTGAGCACGAACCTCCTGACAGTGGATACCTTACTGGTGAAAAACTCACGCCGCCTGCCTATAGAAGCCGATGTGCGTTCTGTGAATATTGGTATTAATTATGAATGGTTCAATACTGACTACCGCTACAATCCCCGCAGGGGCAATGAAATTATGATCAATGCTTCTGCCGGTACCAAGAAGATCAATAAGAACAGTGCTATTGTCAAGCTTCATGATGACAGTGATCCTTCTTTTGACTTTAACAGCCTGTATGATACGATGAACCTTAATGCCTACCAGTTTAAGGTAAAACTGGCGGCTGCTCATTATTTCCGTCTCACCAGGGCTTCCACGCTTAAAATGGCCGTCAGTGGCGGATGGTTCGAGAGCCCCACTATATTCAGGAATGAGTTGTTCCAGATCGGCGGTTACCGTCTGATGCGGGGTTTTGATGAAGAAAGCATTTTTGCTTCCCGCTATGCGGTGGGTACGGTTGAATACCGGTATTTACTGGGTCAGAATTCGTTTATGTTTGCCTTTACCGATTGGGGCTGGACGAAGAATACGGTCCCTTCTGTTAATCTCAGCAATACTTTCCTGGGGTTGGGCCTGGGGATGGCTTTTGAGACGAAAGCCGGTATTTTTAATATTTCTTACGCTGCCGGTAAACGTGATGACGCCAAATTCAACCTCCGGCAGTCCAAGATCCACCTGGGTTACGTAAATTATTTTTAA
- the porM gene encoding type IX secretion system motor protein PorM/GldM: protein MGLPKEPRQKMINMMYLVLTALLALNVSSEILNAFKVVNVSIANSNAVITEKNDVTYKSFEEKKKDPQTSAKAAVWAPKAEYVKKISADLYTYIENLKLEMKKKSKLEIKDGVEHYSEDNLDAPTALMDKEGKGKELYDKLAAYKSQVIAVLKPEEFADNPNFQAQMKKDIEGFQKSIPINMNVPKSQTGKEYSNDAKGWTTNYFHMTPTVAALTILSKFQNDIKSSESQMVDYLHTQIGSVKVIFDQFQAIAQANTSYAMPGDNIEITAGVGAFSAAAKPKITINGQPQTLTPEGTAVFKTTASGTGDHAVDVRIEYAKPDGSIATVNKKVNYTVGVPSGASVFLQKMNVLYVGVDNPLTISGGSVGSEKVSVSFSGGVPVTKAGGDNYIIKPKNPGEANIIVNADGKSFKFPMRVKLLPPPTGFIGAKKGGSISSAELKAIGAVIAKLDSDFQAAYKVVSYQIGAVGGPIQIYAIANNSGNRWTGAAEALISRTGPGSRVFFDQIQVVGPDGRQVEIPSMMFTLK from the coding sequence ATGGGTTTACCCAAAGAGCCCCGGCAGAAGATGATCAACATGATGTACCTGGTGCTTACAGCCCTGCTGGCACTCAACGTATCATCAGAGATCCTGAACGCTTTTAAAGTCGTAAACGTCAGTATTGCGAATTCAAATGCCGTAATCACTGAAAAGAACGACGTTACCTATAAGTCTTTTGAAGAAAAGAAAAAAGACCCTCAGACAAGTGCGAAAGCGGCTGTCTGGGCGCCTAAAGCAGAATACGTAAAGAAGATATCTGCCGACCTGTACACCTACATCGAAAATCTGAAGCTGGAAATGAAAAAGAAATCCAAGCTGGAGATCAAAGATGGTGTTGAACACTACTCGGAAGATAACCTCGATGCGCCTACCGCATTGATGGATAAGGAAGGAAAGGGTAAAGAACTGTATGATAAGCTGGCTGCTTACAAGTCGCAGGTCATTGCTGTTCTGAAGCCTGAAGAGTTTGCTGACAACCCAAATTTCCAGGCACAAATGAAAAAGGATATTGAAGGTTTCCAGAAGTCAATTCCTATCAACATGAATGTGCCCAAGAGCCAAACCGGTAAGGAGTACAGCAATGATGCGAAAGGTTGGACTACCAACTATTTCCACATGACACCGACGGTAGCGGCTTTAACTATCCTGAGTAAGTTTCAGAATGATATCAAGAGTTCTGAATCACAAATGGTAGATTACCTGCATACCCAGATCGGTTCTGTAAAAGTAATATTCGACCAGTTCCAGGCTATTGCCCAGGCTAATACCAGCTATGCGATGCCTGGCGATAATATCGAGATCACTGCCGGCGTAGGAGCTTTCAGTGCTGCTGCCAAGCCTAAGATCACGATCAACGGCCAGCCTCAGACATTGACTCCTGAAGGTACTGCGGTATTTAAAACTACCGCCAGCGGTACCGGCGACCATGCAGTAGATGTTCGTATCGAATATGCAAAACCTGATGGCAGCATTGCAACTGTCAATAAGAAGGTTAATTACACGGTAGGTGTTCCTTCAGGCGCCTCTGTATTCCTTCAAAAGATGAACGTACTCTATGTTGGTGTTGATAACCCACTCACTATTTCCGGTGGTAGCGTAGGTAGCGAAAAAGTATCAGTAAGCTTTTCCGGTGGTGTGCCAGTAACCAAAGCAGGCGGTGATAATTATATCATTAAGCCAAAGAATCCCGGGGAAGCTAATATTATTGTAAATGCCGATGGTAAATCCTTTAAGTTCCCTATGCGGGTGAAACTCCTTCCTCCTCCTACAGGTTTCATAGGTGCGAAGAAAGGGGGCAGTATTTCCTCTGCGGAGCTGAAAGCGATCGGCGCTGTCATCGCGAAACTGGATTCTGATTTCCAGGCTGCTTACAAGGTAGTAAGCTATCAAATAGGTGCAGTAGGCGGTCCTATCCAGATCTATGCTATTGCGAATAATTCAGGCAATCGCTGGACTGGTGCTGCAGAAGCCTTGATTAGCCGTACAGGTCCCGGATCACGTGTATTCTTTGACCAGATTCAGGTGGTAGGCCCTGACGGACGTCAGGTGGAAATTCCCAGCATGATGTTCACGCTTAAATAA
- a CDS encoding thioredoxin domain-containing protein, which translates to MKFTNRLAQESSPYLLQHAHNPVDWYPWGEEALNRAKAENKPILVSIGYAACHWCHVMEKESFENEATAALMNEHFINIKIDREERPDLDHIYMDAVQTMTGSGGWPLNVFLTPSGKPFYGGTYFPPKAVFNRPSWLDVLEGVSNAFREKREEIDAQAESLTQHLLRSNEFGIQQAAGPDADFAVAFSKEKAHLMFVNIMKTADQEEGGFGRAPKFPQTFTIRFLLHHYYYTKKQEALQQACLSLDKMILGGIYDQLGGGFARYATDGAWLVPHFEKMLYDNALLVIVMSEAYQLTRDPLYERAIRQTLFFVEREMLSPEYGFYSALDADSEGVEGKYYVWDKASIDVILGDEAPLFCAFYDVTERGNWEHTNILHIKVAPAEFAAQHQLTIDELWRQMDRCRGLLMQHRNRRIRPLLDDKQLLGWNALMNEAYCKAAAALGDDHYREVAIRNMDFLFQAFGLPDGSFHHTYKEGVAKYPAFLDDYSCLIQALLQLQEVTGDTAYLQKARALTTWVLDNFSEPDTGFFYFTPTGQPDIIVRKKEVYDGAVPSGNAVMAMNLYSLGIIFDIPEWHERSVRICSLLHQAVNRYPGSFGVWATMIQALTYTIPEIAIIGGNFATLREDVLRRFVPVHVLQSAPSEPLSQDFPLLARKPDASGTMIFLCRAYSCQQPVNEVDALMRLMENV; encoded by the coding sequence ATGAAGTTTACCAATCGTCTTGCTCAGGAAAGCAGTCCGTATCTTTTACAGCATGCGCATAATCCTGTGGACTGGTACCCGTGGGGTGAAGAAGCCCTGAACCGGGCCAAAGCAGAGAATAAGCCCATCCTGGTCAGCATTGGCTATGCTGCCTGCCATTGGTGCCATGTGATGGAGAAAGAGAGTTTTGAAAACGAGGCTACGGCAGCGCTCATGAATGAGCACTTCATTAATATCAAGATTGACCGGGAGGAAAGGCCCGACCTGGACCATATTTATATGGATGCGGTACAAACGATGACCGGCAGCGGCGGATGGCCTTTAAATGTATTCCTCACTCCTTCCGGTAAGCCTTTTTATGGCGGTACTTATTTCCCTCCCAAAGCGGTCTTTAACCGGCCCTCCTGGCTGGATGTACTGGAGGGCGTATCGAATGCTTTCCGGGAAAAACGGGAAGAGATTGATGCCCAGGCCGAAAGCCTCACCCAGCACCTGCTGCGCTCCAATGAGTTTGGTATACAGCAAGCGGCTGGTCCGGACGCTGATTTTGCCGTTGCTTTCAGTAAGGAAAAGGCGCACCTGATGTTCGTCAATATTATGAAAACGGCCGACCAGGAGGAAGGAGGTTTTGGCCGGGCGCCCAAGTTCCCGCAAACATTCACGATCCGGTTCCTGCTTCACCATTATTATTATACCAAAAAGCAGGAGGCCTTACAGCAGGCCTGTCTCAGCCTTGATAAGATGATCCTGGGCGGCATTTATGATCAGTTGGGTGGGGGCTTTGCACGTTATGCTACTGACGGGGCCTGGCTGGTACCCCATTTTGAAAAGATGCTGTACGATAATGCCTTGCTGGTTATTGTGATGAGCGAGGCCTACCAGCTTACCCGGGATCCTTTGTATGAACGGGCCATCCGGCAAACACTTTTCTTCGTGGAGCGGGAAATGTTGTCGCCTGAGTATGGGTTTTATTCGGCCCTTGATGCCGACAGTGAAGGGGTGGAGGGCAAGTACTATGTATGGGATAAAGCCAGTATTGATGTTATCCTGGGCGATGAGGCGCCGCTGTTTTGCGCCTTTTATGATGTCACTGAACGGGGCAACTGGGAACATACGAATATCCTGCATATAAAAGTGGCTCCGGCTGAGTTTGCTGCGCAGCATCAGCTCACGATTGATGAGTTGTGGCGGCAAATGGACAGGTGCCGCGGGCTGCTTATGCAACACAGGAACCGGCGCATACGGCCCCTGCTGGACGATAAACAATTGCTGGGCTGGAATGCCCTGATGAATGAAGCTTATTGTAAAGCTGCCGCTGCCCTGGGCGATGATCATTACCGGGAGGTGGCTATCCGCAATATGGACTTCCTGTTCCAGGCTTTCGGGTTGCCGGACGGGTCTTTCCATCATACTTACAAGGAAGGGGTGGCCAAATACCCCGCTTTCCTGGACGATTATTCCTGTCTGATCCAGGCATTGTTGCAGTTGCAGGAGGTAACCGGTGATACCGCTTACTTGCAGAAAGCCCGTGCGCTCACCACCTGGGTTCTTGATAATTTCAGCGAACCTGATACAGGTTTTTTCTACTTCACACCAACCGGACAGCCCGATATTATCGTACGTAAAAAGGAAGTGTATGACGGAGCTGTTCCTTCGGGTAATGCGGTGATGGCCATGAATCTCTATTCCCTGGGTATTATTTTTGATATACCCGAATGGCATGAGCGCAGTGTAAGGATATGCTCCCTGCTTCACCAGGCTGTTAACCGGTATCCGGGCTCTTTCGGTGTATGGGCCACGATGATCCAGGCCCTCACTTATACCATACCGGAGATAGCAATTATTGGCGGGAATTTTGCAACGCTTCGCGAGGATGTCTTACGACGATTTGTGCCTGTTCATGTACTTCAGTCTGCTCCCTCTGAACCTTTAAGCCAGGATTTTCCCCTGTTAGCCCGAAAGCCTGATGCCTCCGGGACAATGATTTTTCTGTGCCGGGCATATTCTTGCCAACAGCCTGTAAATGAGGTAGATGCATTGATGCGGCTAATGGAAAATGTGTAA